In the Longimicrobium terrae genome, GCGCGCTGCTCGACTACCTGCGCCGCAACGACATCGACGCGTACCGCGCGCTGATCGCCGACCTGGGTCTGCGCCACTGAGCGGCACGGCGGCGGGCGGGCGCGGCACTTCCCGGTGGATGCACGCTCTGGCGTGTGTCCTCGCCGCGGAGCCGTGTACCCTTCGCGGCCAGCGCATGCCTGAGGGCGGCGCGAACGGATAGGAACAAGCCGGCCGCACGGGACTTTTCCCGTGTGGCCGGCTTGCGTTTTTGCACAGCGGCGACGAAGTGAACATCAAAGCGACCGGGCTCCGTCTGCGGGGGAGCGCTGCCCGGAGTGCGGCCTCCCCCGAGCAAACCAACAGGAAAATCCAAATGGCAAAGCTGGAAAGACAGTTCGCGGGACGCCCGTTCATTCTGGAAGCGGGCAAGATGGCCCGCCAGGCGGACGGCTCGTGCACCGTGCAGTTCGGTGAGACCATGGTGCTGTGCACCGCGGTGGCGCAGGACAACCCGACCCACCTTCCGTTCTTTCCGCTGACGATCGAGTACCGCGAGCGCACGTACGCGGCGGGCAAGATCCCCGGCGGGTTCATCAAGCGCGAAGGGCGTCCCTCCGACAAGGAGATCCTGTCCGCGCGGCTCATCGACCGCCCGCTTCGCCCGCTGTTCCCCGACGGCTTCTACAACGAGACGCAGGTCTTTGTCTACGTCATCTCCGCCGACCAGGAGAACGACGCCGACGTGATCGCGCTCACCGGCGCCTCGCTGGCGCTGAACATGAGCCGCATTCCGTTCGCGGAGCCGGTGGCCGCCGTGCGCATCGGGCGCATCCAGGGCCAGTGGGTGCTGAACCCCACCTTCGCGCAGCTGGAGTACAGCGACCTGGACGTGATCGTCGCCGGCAGCGAAGACGCCATTCAGATGGTTGAGGGCGGCGCGCTGGAAGTGCCGGAAGAAGAGATCGCCGAGGGCCTGGTGGTGGCGCACGCCGCCATCAAGGAGCTGATCGGCATTCAGAAGGAGATGCTGGCGCAGCTGGACGTGCCGGCCAAGATGGAGTGGACGCCCCGCGCCGTGGACGCCACCATCCGCGAGCGGGTGGAGAGCGCCGCCGGCACCCGCGTGGCCGAGGCCCTCAAGATCGCCGGCAAGCACGAGCGCGCCGACGCCCTCAAGGCCATCCGCACCGAGATCGCCGCGTCCATCGCCGCCGAGTTCCCGGACAGCGACAAGGACGTGGGCGGCGTGATGAAGGATCTGGAAAAGCGCGAAACGCGCGAAATGATCCTGAACACCGGCACCCGCTCCGACGGCCGCACGACCGACCAGGTGCGCCCCATCAGCATCGACGTGGACGTGCTGCCGCGCGCGCACGGCTCGGCGCTGTTCACCCGCGGGCAGACCCAGGCGCTGGGCGTGACCACGCTGGGCACGCAGGGCGACGAGCAGGCGTACGACACCATCGACTTCCCCACGCAGCAGAAGAAGTCGTTCATGCTGCACTACAACTTCCCCCCGTTCAGCACGGGCGAAGTGAAGCCCATGCGCGGCACCAGCCGCCGCGAAATCGGCCACGGCGCGCTGGCCGAGCGGGCGCTGGAGGCGATGCTTCCGCCGTTTGACGAGTTCCCCTACACGATCCGCGTGGTGAGCGACGTGCTGGAGAGCAACGGCTCGTCGTCGATGGCCACGGTGTGCGCCGGTTCGCTGTCGCTGATGCAGGCGGGCGTGCCCATGCGCGCGGCCGTGGCCGGCGTGGCCATGGGGCTGATCAAGGAAGGCGACCGCGTGGCGGTGCTGACCGACATCCTGGGCTCCGAAGACGCGCTGGGCGACATGGACTTCAAGGTGGCGGGCACCCGCGAGGGCGTGACCTCCATCCAGATGGACATCAAGATCGAGGGGCTCACCATCGAGCTCATGCGCGAGGCGCTGCAGAAGGCGAACGTGGCGCGCATGCACATCCTCGACAAGATGGATGAAGTGCTCAGCGAGGCTCGTCCGGAGCTCAGCCAGTACGCGCCGCGCATCATCACCGTCAAGATCGATCCGGCCAAGATCGGCGAAATCATCGGGCCCAAGGGCAAGACGATCCGCGGCATCCAGGAAGCCACGGGCGCCACGATCAACATCGACGACGACGGCACCATCACCATCGCGTCGGTGAGCGGCGAGGGCGGCGAGCGCGCGCGCCGCATCATCGCCGGGATGACGGAAGAGGCCGAGGTCGGCAAGATCTACGAGGGCCAGGTCAAGAGCACCACGACGTTCGGCGCGTTCGTGGAGATCATGCCCGGCACCGAGGGCCTGCTGCACATCAGCGAGCTGCAGGCCGGCCGCGTGGAAAAGACCGAGGACGTGGTCAAGAAGGGCGACGTGGTGCAGGTGAAGCTCCTTTCCATCGACGAAAAGGGCCGCCTTCGCCTGTCGCGCAAGGCCGCGCTGGCGGAGCTTGCCGGCAACGGCGGCAATGCCACGGACGGCGCCAGCGGCGGCAGCGCCACGGGTGCTCCGGCCCCGGGCAGCGCCCAGGCGTAAGGCAGTTCGATGGACGAAAGCCCCCGCCCGGTTCGCCGGGCGGGGGCTTTTTTTAGTGCGTGAGTGCGGGGTGCGTGAGTGCGTGAGTGCGAAAGACAGGGGCGACTGAAGTCGCGGCAACAACGGCGCGAAGTCCGCCTGCGCGGACTGGGGGGAAGGGTTGTTTCTTCTTTCGATGAGCTTCGGCGCGGCCGCCTGTCCAGGAGAGAATGAATTCGCCGCTGGAAAAGCACGAAGTCCGCCTGCGCGGACTGTGGCCGCCAGTTCCGCGTGGCCCCCCGAACGAGGGCGCGGGGCACGATCGTGCACGTAGCCTCGCACGCGCATCAGCGCATCAGCGCATCAGCACATCAGCACATCAGCACATCAGCACATCAGCACATCAGCACATCAGCACATCAGCGCATCAGCGCATCAGCGCATCGGGCGCATCGGGCGCATCGGGCGCATCAGCGCATCAGCGCATCAGCGCATCAGCGCATCAGCGCATCGGCGCATCGGCGCATCGGCGCATCGGCGCATCGGCGCATCGGCGCATCAGCGCATCAGCACATCAGCACATCAGCACATCAGCGCATCAGCGCATCAGCGCATCGGGCGCATCGGGCGCATCGGGCGCATCAGCGCATCAGCGCATCAGCGCATCAGCGCATCGGCGCATCGGCGCATCGGCGCATCGGCGCATCGGCGCATCGGCGCATCGGCGCATCAGCGCATCAGCGCATCAGCGCATCGGGCGTGAGGCGTGAGGCGTGAGGCGTGAGGCGTGAGGCGTGAGGCGTGAGGCGTGAGGCGTGAGGCGTGAGGCGTGAGGCGTGAGGCGTGAGGCGTGAGCGTGAGCGTGAGCGTGAGCGTGAGCGTGAGCGTGAGCGTGAGCGTGAGCGTGAGCGTGAGCGTGAGGCGCGTCAGGGCACGCCATGGGTTGTGCATCCACCGCCCGTGGCGTCATCCTGAGGAGGCGCCGGTGGATGTAGAGGCGGCGCAATGACTTGGCGCCGACGAAGGATCTACCATCCCGCACCTGAGACCTCGAGACCCGCGCCGTCACAGCCGCCGGTCGAGCGAATCAGCCGCGCAGCCACCGAAACCGATCACAGACGGGGCCGTACAGGGGAGCCATGAGAATCCAGACGCGGGTTTCGATCCTGGGTGCCGCCGCCGTGATGATGGCCGGCGCGGCACCCGCCGTTGCGCAGGGAAACGACGTGCAGGCGTTCGCGGCGGAGGTGGATTCGCTGCGCAGGGCGGCCGGCATCCCCGGACTGTCCATCGCGGTGGTGCGCGACGGCCGCGTGGTGCTGGCCCGCGGCTTCGGGTGGGCAGACGTGGAGGCACGCACGCCCGCCACCGAGCACACGCCGTACAACATCGCCTCCGTCACCAAGACGATCTCCGGCGTGGTCGCCCTGCGCCTGGCAGAGCGGGGCAAGCTGGATCTGGACCGCCCGCTGTCCAGCTTCGCCGGCTGGGACGAGTTCTGCACCGAGGTGGCGGCCGACGGGCCCCGCATCTTCTTTCGCGATCTGCGCTGCGACCAGCCCATCACCTTCCGCCACCTCATGGGCATGCGGATCAACGGCGACGCGGGCCAGCGCTTCTTCTACAACCCGATCGCGTTCTCGTGGGCATCGCGGCCCATGATGCAGGTGACGGGGCGCGCCTTCAGCGACCTGGTGGCGGATGAGGTGTTCCGACCGGCGGGGATGACGGAGTCGGCGCGCATCCACCGCGCGCTGCCGCTTCGCGCGGATCTGGCCGCCCGGCTCGCGCTGCCGTACCACCTGGATTCGGCCGGAACGGTCATCCGCTCGGAGCCGCCGGCACCGCAGGGGGACGGCGCCGCGGGCGGTGTCATCTCCACCGCGGCCGATCTGGCGCGGTTCGACGCCGCGCTGGACGACGAGCGGCTGCTGGCGGATTCATCAAAGCAGATGATGTGGAGCGCCGGGCGCAACGCGGCCGGGCAGACGCTGCCGTACGGGGTCGGCTGGTACGTGCAGGAGATCGGCGCGCGGCGCGCCGTGTGGCACTCGGGGCTGTGGGACGGCGCCTACTCCGCGCTCTACCTCAAGCTCCCGGACGAGCGGCTGACGCTCATTCTGCTGGCCAACAGCGACGGGCTGGGCTGGGGCAACCCGCTGGACCAGGCCGCCGTCGAGCGCTCGCCCTTTGCCGCCGCCTTCCTGCGGCGGTTCCGCGGCCAGTAGTGGAAACAACGTGGCCGGGCGCCCTCATCGGGCGCCCGGCCACACACGCGTCAGCAGATCACGCACATGTCACCGTGGGCACCATAGGTCTGGAACCCCTGGCAGGTGCGGTCGCAGGTATTGTGTCCGGCGCTGTCGTCGCCGCACCCCTCGCAGGTGAAGTCGCAGGTCCCGTAGCACGACGCATCGCAGGTACCCCCGCACGTGCCGTTACACGACGCGTCGCAGGTGGGGCATCCGGGACACGAGCATGCGGTGGGGCACGTGCACTGCTCCTCGCCTACGACGGTTCCGCGTTCGTGGGGCGTGGCGGTGGTGGAGAAGCTTTCGATGCGCAGATCATCCAGTTGCAGGATCAGCTTTTTCATTGGGTCCTCCGAGATGGATGGGGATTGGGAGGCAAAGCGGTGCGTCCGCTCCGACGGGGCTGGGTACGGCCAGGGCGGGCGGATAGCCCGGAACCGGATGCCCGGAGATGCGAATGGCCGGGCGCCCCAGCGGGTGCCCGGCCACGCGTGCGTCAGCAGATCACGCAGTTCATTTCGCGGCCGCCGAACGTCTGGAAGCCTGCGCAGGTGTAATCGCAGCTGTTGTTGCCGCAACTCGCATCCCACGTGCACCCGGCGCAGGTGTCGCCGCAGGTTCCGTAGCACGACGCATCGCAGGTGCCCCCGCAGGTGCCGTTACACGACGCGTCGCAGGTGGGGCATCCCGGACACGAACACGCGGTGGGGCACGTGCACTGCTCCTCGCCTACTACGGTTCCGCGTTCACGGGGCGCGCCCGTCGTGGAGAAGCTTTCGATGCGCAGGTCGTCCAACTGCAGGGTGAGCTTTTTCATGGTGTCCTCCGAGATGGATGGGGATGGGGAGAAGCACAGTGGTGCGTCCGCTCCGACCGGGCTGGCCAGGGCCAAGACGGGTGGGTGGCGCGGAACCGGAATGCCCGAGACGCGAATGGCCGGGCACCCTTCCGGGTGCCCGGCCACGCTTGTCAGCAGAGACGGCATTCCTGGGCGGGGCCGCCGTACGTCGCAAAGCCGTCGCAGGTGTAGTTGCAGCTGTTGGTTCCGCAGCTCGCTTCCCACGTGCACCCGGCGCAGCTGTCGCCGCAGGTACCGTAGCACGACGCATCGCAGGTGCCCCCACAGGTGCCGTTACACGACGCGTCACAGGTGGGGCATCCGGGACACGAGCACGCGGTGGGGCACGTGCACTGCTCCTCGCCTACGACGGTTCCGCGCTCATGGGGCGCGCCGGTCGTGGAGAAGCTTTCGATGCGAAGGTCGTCCAACTGCAGGGTGAGCTTTTTCATGGTGTCCTCCGGGGATGAGATGGGAGATGGGGGTACGGACGGCACAAAGGCAATCCGCATCCTCACTCCCCGGGCGGGCCCGGTGGACGTGTCAGGATACCGGAGTGCACTGGTGGGCCAATCCGCGAATTTCCATCCCGCAAGATCCTATCCAGACGATTTACGCAGAATGCTTCCGGGAGAAACCTGCAACCGATGTGTAAACGGATTGATGTTCCGCTCCGGATCGGCCCTGTTCTGCGGTGTCGTTTGAGGTGCTGCGGCCGGTCTCCCCGCCTCCGTCCGGACCGTCTCCGCCCGCAATCGAGAGCGCCGGTTGTTGCCGCGACCGCTGGCCCGCGTCTAGTTTCCGGCCTCTGCGTGCCCCGTTCTGATCTCCTGCTGCACCGGAATGCCGCGCCCGCGGCGGCTCACCATGCTGGATCGTTCCCCCGCCCGCGCACATCCCGCGAATGTCTTCATCTCTCCCGATCACGCCGGCTGCTGATCCCGTTCCGCGCGCGGTGGCGGGGTTCTTTGCCGTGCAGGGCGCGAGCGTGGCGCTGTGGTGGCCGATTCTGTACCTGGTGCCGCGCGCGCGGGAGCTGTTCCGGATGAGCCCGGGGCCGGACGACGTGCTGCTCTCCTTCATGCTCCCCGACCTGGCGGTTCTTGCGCCGGCGTCGCTGCTGGGCGCGCTTCTCCTGGCGCGGCGGGACGATCGCGCGGCCGCCATCCTGTGGTGCGCAGCGGGTGCGATCCTGTACGCGGTGCTCTTCTGCCTCGCGTTCGCGCTGCGGACGGATGCCGGCTGGCTGGGCGTTGCGCTGATGCTGCCCTGCGCACTGCTGAGCGCGAGCTGCGCGGCGGCGGTCACGCCCGGCTTTCTGGGGATGCTTCGCCCGGCGCGCCCCGCCCCCGCGGGATGGAACACGGCCAAGACCTTTGCGCAGATGGCCGTGTTCTGGGGCGTGCTCCTCTTTCTCGTTCCCGCGCTCATCCAGTCGCTGCAGGACCGCGTGGGCGTGCCCTCGTTCGCCGCGCCGGGGCTGCGGGTGATCGCC is a window encoding:
- a CDS encoding polyribonucleotide nucleotidyltransferase encodes the protein MAKLERQFAGRPFILEAGKMARQADGSCTVQFGETMVLCTAVAQDNPTHLPFFPLTIEYRERTYAAGKIPGGFIKREGRPSDKEILSARLIDRPLRPLFPDGFYNETQVFVYVISADQENDADVIALTGASLALNMSRIPFAEPVAAVRIGRIQGQWVLNPTFAQLEYSDLDVIVAGSEDAIQMVEGGALEVPEEEIAEGLVVAHAAIKELIGIQKEMLAQLDVPAKMEWTPRAVDATIRERVESAAGTRVAEALKIAGKHERADALKAIRTEIAASIAAEFPDSDKDVGGVMKDLEKRETREMILNTGTRSDGRTTDQVRPISIDVDVLPRAHGSALFTRGQTQALGVTTLGTQGDEQAYDTIDFPTQQKKSFMLHYNFPPFSTGEVKPMRGTSRREIGHGALAERALEAMLPPFDEFPYTIRVVSDVLESNGSSSMATVCAGSLSLMQAGVPMRAAVAGVAMGLIKEGDRVAVLTDILGSEDALGDMDFKVAGTREGVTSIQMDIKIEGLTIELMREALQKANVARMHILDKMDEVLSEARPELSQYAPRIITVKIDPAKIGEIIGPKGKTIRGIQEATGATINIDDDGTITIASVSGEGGERARRIIAGMTEEAEVGKIYEGQVKSTTTFGAFVEIMPGTEGLLHISELQAGRVEKTEDVVKKGDVVQVKLLSIDEKGRLRLSRKAALAELAGNGGNATDGASGGSATGAPAPGSAQA
- a CDS encoding serine hydrolase domain-containing protein; amino-acid sequence: MRIQTRVSILGAAAVMMAGAAPAVAQGNDVQAFAAEVDSLRRAAGIPGLSIAVVRDGRVVLARGFGWADVEARTPATEHTPYNIASVTKTISGVVALRLAERGKLDLDRPLSSFAGWDEFCTEVAADGPRIFFRDLRCDQPITFRHLMGMRINGDAGQRFFYNPIAFSWASRPMMQVTGRAFSDLVADEVFRPAGMTESARIHRALPLRADLAARLALPYHLDSAGTVIRSEPPAPQGDGAAGGVISTAADLARFDAALDDERLLADSSKQMMWSAGRNAAGQTLPYGVGWYVQEIGARRAVWHSGLWDGAYSALYLKLPDERLTLILLANSDGLGWGNPLDQAAVERSPFAAAFLRRFRGQ
- a CDS encoding methyltransferase family protein, producing the protein MSSSLPITPAADPVPRAVAGFFAVQGASVALWWPILYLVPRARELFRMSPGPDDVLLSFMLPDLAVLAPASLLGALLLARRDDRAAAILWCAAGAILYAVLFCLAFALRTDAGWLGVALMLPCALLSASCAAAVTPGFLGMLRPARPAPAGWNTAKTFAQMAVFWGVLLFLVPALIQSLQDRVGVPSFAAPGLRVIAAILFAACGGVGVWSAVVMAREGRGTPLPLDAPREMVVTGPYAFVRNPMAMSSLGQGAAVALYLGSPLVFVYVAIGAWMWQYLARPVEEHDLLRTFGAQYEAYRSAVRCWLPNAHRYSIDPLTDQQAGRVCPPTPYEA